AAGCGATTTCAAACGCCGTTTTGTTATTTAATTGTGTGTATATGTGTCCGCACCACTCTTGCACCGAAGTAGAGAGTTTTAAAGCATGTTGATTGTTCGAAACCGGATAGAAAACACTCTGCATGATGCTATATGGGTAAATGCCTGTGTTGAAGTTTTTTGTAGCGTTTAGTTTTAAAACAGGAATGGTTTCAGCATTTCGACGATCGGCTTTAACTTGTATGTCGGGTAGAAAATCTTCAGTAACATAAATTAAAACGGCTGTGCCTTGGCGAATTTCTCCGTAACGGGCTTGTTCTAGTTTATATGAAGATATTTCAGCTTCACCGGCATACCAATAGCTTTTAAAATCTGATGATAATGGGGTTTTTGGTGATGACGTTTTCACGGATTTCGTTTCAGTTACATTAACTTTCGAACTAGAAGATTTATGTTCTGCGGAAGGGTTTTGGTTGCAGGATAGCATCAAAACGCATAACCCAAAGATACTCTGTTTTATAAAGGGTTTAGAAGTAAATAGTTTCATAACAAGGATTTTACCCCTAAAGTTACAATCTTATTTTTCTTCTGCAATGGCGTTTAAAGTTTTATAAACCAGATGTACAGGTAGTCCCATGACATTAAAATAGGAGCCTTCTATTTTGGTTACACCAATTTGTCCGATCCAATCCTGAATGCCATAGGCACCTGCTTTGTCGAAAGGATGGTATTTTTCAATGTAGTATGAAATTTCATCATCACTTAAAGGTTTAAAAGTAACTTTTGTGATATTATGCAAGGTTTTTTCGAAGGTGGGGGTTGTAAAACACACCGATGTAATCACTTCATGTGTCGTATCGCTAAGGGATTTTAAAATACGGAAGGCTTCTTCAGCATTTTCTGGTTTACCTAAGGCTTTGTTGCTGTGCCAAACAATGGTGTCGCTGGTAATAAGGATGTCCTTGGCTTGCAGCTCATCTTTAAACGGCAAGGCTTTTAGCTGGGCTAAATAATTACTGATTTCAAAATGGGTGAGCCTAGACGGATATTCCTCTTTTATTGGTTTTAAACGAATTTCAAAATCTAAATCCAAATTCTTAAAGAATTCTTGTCGGCGTGGCGATCCAGAAGCCAAGATGATATGAAAGTTTTTTAAAGCGTCGTTAATCATGAATTGAATTAAGAATTGCGAACTTGTATAAAAGTAAGGAAAGCATCCCGAATAGCATGACTAATTTATTGAGATTACTAAGTTGATGGTAATCTTGCTTCGATTTGGCGTAACAGGTTTTAATGAAGGTGAAAATAAGTGGTGCGACTACCACAGCTAAAAAATAAAGAACTGCCACTTGAATGTTATATAAGGTATTGATAACATAATAAATAACGGCAAGGAGCGGAATGATACTCAAAATTATTAAAATGGTTCGGGTTCGGGCTCTTCCTATAGCAATGGGTAATGTGTTCATGCCAGCTTTGTAGTCGCCGTTAATATCTTCTAGGTCTTTTGCGATTTCTCGAAGCAGATTGATCATGAAGGCAAATAAGGCATAATGCCATATGACTTCAAAAAGGGTGAGTTGTATCTCCCGATTTTGTGGCGTCATCACAGGTAATAAATCAAATAAACCGACAATAATTAAGCTTAACCCAACCAATACTGAAATAACCAAATTACCAATTAAAGGCATTTGTTTTAAGGTTGTAGAGTACACATAAAGCAAGGCTGATATTAACACGAAAATGGTGAAAAATGGCGCTTTGTTTACGGCGTGTGACAAGTAAAACCCTGAAGCAACACCAATAATATTGAATGTGATGAAAAGATTATACGCTGCTTTTTCTGAAATGCCAGAACCAACAATAATCTTATCGGGTTTATTAACGAAATCGGTTTCAATATCGTTAATGTCGTTGATAATATTTCCAGCTGCAGCAATACAAATGGTAGCCAGTGACAAAACTGAAATCCCTACAAAATCCAATGCCGTATCCACACCAAAAGGCTCTAAAAGCGCGTACTTGATTAGGAATTGTACTAAGACAATCATAATCAGATTTTTCCAACGAATGAGGTTTAAAAAGGCTTTGATCGGGGGCAAGGGAGTGGATTTACTATTTACTATTGATTATTGATTATTTGTACGGCTTACGGCATATAGCATACTGCATAAAGTTAATCGCGTACCACCAAATTAATGATGATGCGCTGAAAAATTCCCACTCCATTTACTCTGGATTTTCAGAACTTGTTCAATAACATCTCTTACAGCGCCTTCGCCACCTTTTTTATGTGAAATGTATTTTGAAATGTTTTTAATTTCAGGTACGGCGTCTTGCGGACAACAAGGAAGGCCTATAATTTGCATCACAGGATAATCCGGAATATCATCGCCCATGTATAGGACGTTTTCAGCGTTGATGTTATTCTTTTTAAAATAATCCTCTAACTGTTCTATTTTATTTTTAGCACCTAAGTAAATGTCTTTAATGCCTAGGTTTTCTAATCGAACTCTAACACCTTCATTTTTACCACCAGAAATAATACAGATATTAAAACCTTGCGCTGCGGCAGTACTCAAAGCGTAGCCGTCTTTCGTATTCATAGTTCTTAACATTTCTCCAGTTGTGGTTACGGTTACCGATCCGTCGGTTAAAACGCCATCAACATCAAAAATAAATGTGGTAATATGTTCTAGGTATTCTTTATAGCTTTTTTCTTCCATGGGTATTCTGAATTGATTTTGTTAGTAACTTATAGATGTCTTTGTGCTCTTGTTTTTCCAATAATTTTAAATGCGCATTAATCGTTTTTTTATCGTTGCGCTTGGCAGGGCCTGTTTGTGCCATATAAGGCGACATGTCTTGAACTTTTTTAGCTGTTTCCAGAATTAAAGGTTTTAGCATGTCGAATTCGGCGCCTTCACTTTCCGTAATTTCATGAGCAATGCGATAAAGCTGGTTGGTAAAATTATTTACATAAACGGCAGCTAAATGCAGGGTGCGACGTTGATCGCTATTCACCCGTTTGGTTGGAGACCCTAAACTTACAGCTACTTTTTTAAGCAAAGGATAACTTTTTTTATCAATCGTTTCAATGCAAATAGGTACATTGGCAAAATCGACATCGGCATCCTTACTAAAGGTTTGTAAAGGATAGAGCACGCCACGCTTGTGTTTTTTATCCAAATCGTAAACCCCAACACTTCCCGAAGTATGCACGACCAACTTGTCCTCAAAAGGTAATTTTGAAGAAAGTTCGGCAATGCTATCATCGCTAACCGTTAGAATATATAGGTCGGCATCAACTAAATCATCTAGATTATCACAGGTATTAACCTGTTTACTGTACGGTTTTAGCTTGTCTAGAGTCCGGTTATACCATTGTATTACAGAAACTTCGTTCGTTTTATTAAACGCTTTAAATAAGTGTGTGGCCACGTTTCCCGCGCCAAGAATTACTACTGAAATCATGCCGCTAAAATAGGTAATATTAGCCTATTTAAAAACCTATTGTGCTATCTTTGTGTAATGGATAAAAAAGATATTAAAACGAGAGACGACGTGTTTTTGTTAGTCTCCTCTTTCTATGATAAAATCCGTAGCGATGCAGAATTAGGTCCGTTTTTTAATAATTTAATTAAAGATTGGCCTGCGCATATCGAAAATTTAACCAATTTCTGGGAAGCCAGTTTGTTTCTAAAAACCAAGTATTTGGGTAATCCTTTAGAGGCGCATATAAAAGTAGATCAAGAAAATAATCATATTATAAACGAGCGTCATTTCGGACTGTGGCTTAACCTATGGTTTAAAACTATTGACGAGCTTTTTGAAGGCGATTACGCCCAAAATGCCAAGCACCGCGCTAGAAAAATGGGCACTTTTTTGTATATGAAAATATTTGAGGCACGACAAAAAAATGTATAGTTGTGTTAGAGAGAAGATGTTTGGTTAATAATTCGTTCACGTATTTTCTTGTTGGATTGTTGCTGGCTTAAGGCTATTTACAATTTCCATTACAATCTTGGGCCTTGTTGTAATCTTCTTGAATAATTTTAAAAAAGTAATGGTCTCCTTCTAGATGATCATAATTATCATGATTGAAAATATTACGACTAGTAGAGGGATGAAATTCTTTTAATGAAGTATTATAAATACAGGTATAAAACCTTTGTTTGTTAAAAATAATTACCACAGAATCTGCTTTAAAAGCAGAAGTAGGTAACCCGTTTGACTTGTCTTTTATGCGAATATCATAAATGGTTTCAGATAGTTGTGCTCCTTTATATTCAAGATTAGTTGAGGTTTCGGATACTAAGCTTTTGTTTAGCTTATTGTAAAACCTGATGTTAATTTCTAAATCTGTTGTATTCTCTACTGTATATGTTACATCTATAGGGGCTAATTCTGTAGTACAAGAAAAAAGTAAAGAGCAAGAAAATAAAGTGTTTAACATTATTGATTTGATGTTTCTCATACAGTTCTCAGTTGTTAATATGCTTGTTAAGCTAGCTGATGTTGGTTGGCGGGTTAATATTAGGTCTGTATTAAATAATCCGTTTACCAATTTTGTTTGTTGATAAACGGATTATTGTTGTTTACTGTAGAAGTTATGTCCTTTTTAGTTACAAGTTCCATTACAATCTTGGGCGTTGTTGTAATCTTCTTGCGTGAAGGTGAAAGTGCCTTGGGTTATATCTTCATTAAATTTAAAAAGTGGATTTCTCTCGTCGTCGTAATTTTTTCGGCTCCAAACTTTAAATTTACGCTCGTTAAAAATTACTTTTATTGAATCGGCATTTACTTGTCCGTCTTTAGAACCATAAAAATATTCCCATGTATAGCCTCTTGGAGGTAAACCATCTTTATAAGTTTGAGTTATTTGCTTACCCTTTTCTAATATAATTACGTTTGTAGAAGTAGCTTTTGAAAAACCAATTATTTTTATGTTAGCGTCACTTTCATTAAACAGTGTATATGTATAAGTTGTTGGTTTTCCTGCTTCAGGTGTGCATGAAAAAACTGTTATTATCAGGAATAAACAAACTTTCCACCACGTTATATTTATTTTTAAATTTTCCATTTTACCAATTATTAAAAAGTTCGTCAAGATATTTATTTGTTGGGTTATTGGGGTTTTGCTTTTTTAAATTTTCCTTCCAAATATCCCAGATAATTGTATTTTTCATACTATTTTCTATTTGTTTTATGGTGTAGCCACTTACTCTATCTTGAGGATAAGCTCCGTAGTCTGCATATGTATGAAAAATATCGGTATTTTGATTAATATCATCTATTAAGTCATAGCCTAAGGAGGTATAGAAAGGTTGCCAAGCTATAGGATAATCTTGTCTGTTTTTAAAGTTGTGTTCAAACTTCGATAGCCCTAACTTTCGATTATACCAGTCGTTTGTCAATACAATTTCTACCGTTGTAGCCTAAGTTTCTAGGGTTCTTTTATCGCCATCTTTTTGTAAAACATACCCTCCAGCACCTAAGTTGTTGTATGCGTCTCTATCAAAATTCCAGTGCGCTGCATGTGCCAACTCGTGAATTGTAGTGCCAAAAACAGCTTGACTCTCTCTTCCGTAAGTTTTTATGTAAATAGGCGCCGACAATATAAACCTGCGTTGGTGTATGTGTGAAGACTCATCCCTTTCCAACCTTGCTGCTATTTTCATTTTTGTTTTAAAAGTAGCATTTGTGGGTGGCGATTTAAGTCCCATTCTAGAACCATAATAGTAAAAATGAGCTGCACTAAATATGGTTGCATAATATTCTTGCTTGCCACTATTTAAATTTAAATTCCAATCGCCTCGCTTTTTAGGTCCGTTATAGGTTGCTCCATTAAGCCAACCGTCTTGGAGCGCAAATTCATAGCGTTCCCAATCAATACTGTAATTTGCATCTCGCCTAAACCTACCATTGCATGAGTATCTGCCCGATGCACTTGCAATACCGGTATGTGTTGTAAACCAGCGACGCGCGCGTACTTTAACACCTTCAACAGGCACAAAATCCCCAACAACATTATCCCAAACCTTTATAGTTCCTGCTGGGCGCCATTTACTCGCACTAGATTTTGCTAAATTAGTTGATTTAGAGGTTTTATTGTTTAAGTTATTGGTAATTCTTAGCGCTTCATCTACTAAAGTATTTATAATTTCTTCCGAAATAAATTTAGTATTCGCTTTGGCAGTTTTGGTAATTGTATCCTTGTCTTCGTCAGGAATAAATAGTTCTTCAAGTACTTCGTATTCAACTCCATTAGGAAGTTTTTTATCTATGGTAACCGCACAATATTGATAAGTAGGTTGCTCTGGAGCAGTTTCAGGATCTTTGTAATAACTGCCGTTTTCTGCAATACTGTAATCTAGCGGGTAATCGTATAAAACTAATGTAGAATCTACTTTTAATATATCCAATTCGACCTCGTTTTTAGGTTTAAATTTAATGTATAAATGTGTTGGTGTGATTTCTATATCATTAAAAGTGGACTTTGCATCTAAATTCGTTTTTTTTAAGGTTTTCGTATGCTTTTTTCATGATAGATACAGCATAAGGGTTTTGGAGTTGTGCTCCTAATTGCAACATACCGTCGGTATTAAACTTTTCGGATGATTGGCTAAATTCGTCATCTTGGTTTTGGCAAGAAAATACAAATAAACCAAGTAAAACTAGTGTTGTTAGTTTGTAATAATTCATTAAAATAGTAGTTTGTTGTTAATTTCCTTCAAATGTAAGTTAATATTACAGATATTTTGTTGTTTTATCTTACTTTATTAAATGTTGTTTGCTTCTAAAATAATTTTTAAGCTTGTTTTATTATTATAAAATGCAGTGCCTTCATACGGGAAAAGGCTTGTGTGTTAAGTTGCAAATTGTTATAGCGGTACATTTTAGCTTTTTTTTGCATACTTTAACAAGGCTAACAAACTTAAATTCTTAAATTTGCGCGACCTCAAAATAGGCCATTCATTATGCAAAAAAAACTCGCCAACATTTTATTTTCTACCAAAGTTACAGCCGTTTTATTTATAGTATTTGCAGCTTCCATGGCGGTAGGGACTTTTTTAGATGCCGGACAAGAAACATCACCTACGCCTTACACTAGAAACCTAATTTATAACGCTTGGTGGTTTGAAGCCATTATGGGCTTTTTTATTGTTAACTTTTTAGGAAATGTATTTCGTTTTCGTTTGTACAAAAAGGAAAAATGGGCAACTTTTATGCTGCACTTGGCTTTTATTTTTATTCTTTTAGGTGCTTTTATTACCAGATATATTAGTTATGAAGGGATGATGGCTATTCGTGAGGGTGCTACCGAAAACACATTCCTATCTCAAAAAACATACATTACAGCTTTTATTGATGGCGATTATGAAATTGATGGGATCCCACAGCGTCTGCCAATCGAGCGTGAGGTTGATTTTTCAGGTCGTTTGGAAAATCATTTTGAAATAGATACCAAATACAATCAGCAGCCTGTAAATATCACTTTAGAGAAATTTATTGTTGGTGCTGAAGAAGATATCATTCCGAATGAAAACGGTGAAGAATACTTAAAATTGGTAGAGGCAGGAAGCAATGGGCCTCATAATCATTTTCTTAAAGTAGGTGAGGTTCAAAGTGTTCATGGTGTTTTAGTGGCTTTAAACAAACCTACCGAAGGTGCGATTAATATCACCTATGAAAATGACGAGCTTACTATTAAATCGCCATTTGAAGGGGAATACATGACCATGGCGACTATGGCTCAAGGTAAATTGGTTAAAGACAGCTTACAGTCTTTAATTTTACGTTCTCGTTATGTTATAGGAAACATGCAAATGGTATTTCCAAAACCGGTTGTAAAAGGAGTGTTTGATGTTGTTGAAGGGTCTGCCTTATTAAAAAATAGTTCTACCGATGGTGTTAAACTACGTGTAACCTCTAATGGCGAGTCAAAAACCGTTGCTGTTCTTGGAAATAAAGGAAGTAGCGGAACCTTTAAACAAATTTCAGTTGGAGGTTTAGATATTGCCTTGAAATATGGTTCTAAGGTTTTAGAATTGCCTTTTGCTATCAAATTAAACGATTTTGAAGCCGAACGCTACCCAGGAACAGAAAATGGATACGCTGCCTTCTCTAGTGAGGTAACCGTTATTGATGAAACTCAAGATGATTTTGATTATAAAATTTATATGAATAATATCTTAGATCACCGCGGATTTCGCTTTTTCCAATCGAGTTTTGATCCCGATGAAAAAGGTACTATTCTATCTGTAAACCATGATTATTGGGGAACTTTAATAACCTATATTGGTTATTTCATGCTGTATTTTGGTTTGCTTGCCATCATTTTTACCAAACATTCTCGATTTGGAGACTTGAGAAGACAGTTGGTTAAAATAAAATCTAAAAAGGCTAAACTGTTAACGGTATTGGCGCTTGGCTTCAGTTTGTCGGGAATCGCTCAAAACCATGATCATGGCGCGCATAGCCCAGACGACGGTCATAATCACTCAAAACCTACAAAGGAACAAATCGATTCTATTCTTCAGAAAAACATAACCCCAAAAGAACACGCCGATAAATTTGGACACTTGGTGATTCAGGATTTAAGCGGACGTATGATGCCTGTAAATACTTATGCATCAGAGTTATTACGTAAGTTGAGTAAGCATGATACTTATGAAAATTTTGATGCTAATCAAGTTTTCTTATCCATTCAAGAGAGTCCGATGTTATGGTATAATGTGCCTATCATCTACTTAAAGCCTAAAAAGGGCGATTCTATTAGACATTTAATTAATGCGCCAAAAGATGCGAAGTACGTGGCTTTAGCCGATTTCTTTACCGAAAGAGGCGAGTATAGGTTAGCACCGTTTTTAGAAGAAGCCTATAAAGCACAAGTGCCTAACGGATTTCAAAAGGAATTCAAAGAAACCGACCAACGTGTTAGTTTGCTCTATAATGCTATTGAAGGGATGTCTTTAAAAATTTTCCCAATTCCTGAAGATTCAAACAATAAATGGATTTCTACTTACGATTATGCTCAGGATATTTCGGTGATTAAA
This genomic interval from Tamlana carrageenivorans contains the following:
- a CDS encoding Maf-like protein: MINDALKNFHIILASGSPRRQEFFKNLDLDFEIRLKPIKEEYPSRLTHFEISNYLAQLKALPFKDELQAKDILITSDTIVWHSNKALGKPENAEEAFRILKSLSDTTHEVITSVCFTTPTFEKTLHNITKVTFKPLSDDEISYYIEKYHPFDKAGAYGIQDWIGQIGVTKIEGSYFNVMGLPVHLVYKTLNAIAEEK
- a CDS encoding geranylgeranylglycerol-phosphate geranylgeranyltransferase, producing MPPIKAFLNLIRWKNLIMIVLVQFLIKYALLEPFGVDTALDFVGISVLSLATICIAAAGNIINDINDIETDFVNKPDKIIVGSGISEKAAYNLFITFNIIGVASGFYLSHAVNKAPFFTIFVLISALLYVYSTTLKQMPLIGNLVISVLVGLSLIIVGLFDLLPVMTPQNREIQLTLFEVIWHYALFAFMINLLREIAKDLEDINGDYKAGMNTLPIAIGRARTRTILIILSIIPLLAVIYYVINTLYNIQVAVLYFLAVVVAPLIFTFIKTCYAKSKQDYHQLSNLNKLVMLFGMLSLLLYKFAILNSIHD
- a CDS encoding KdsC family phosphatase translates to MEEKSYKEYLEHITTFIFDVDGVLTDGSVTVTTTGEMLRTMNTKDGYALSTAAAQGFNICIISGGKNEGVRVRLENLGIKDIYLGAKNKIEQLEDYFKKNNINAENVLYMGDDIPDYPVMQIIGLPCCPQDAVPEIKNISKYISHKKGGEGAVRDVIEQVLKIQSKWSGNFSAHHH
- a CDS encoding Rossmann-like and DUF2520 domain-containing protein, translated to MISVVILGAGNVATHLFKAFNKTNEVSVIQWYNRTLDKLKPYSKQVNTCDNLDDLVDADLYILTVSDDSIAELSSKLPFEDKLVVHTSGSVGVYDLDKKHKRGVLYPLQTFSKDADVDFANVPICIETIDKKSYPLLKKVAVSLGSPTKRVNSDQRRTLHLAAVYVNNFTNQLYRIAHEITESEGAEFDMLKPLILETAKKVQDMSPYMAQTGPAKRNDKKTINAHLKLLEKQEHKDIYKLLTKSIQNTHGRKKL
- a CDS encoding group III truncated hemoglobin, encoding MDKKDIKTRDDVFLLVSSFYDKIRSDAELGPFFNNLIKDWPAHIENLTNFWEASLFLKTKYLGNPLEAHIKVDQENNHIINERHFGLWLNLWFKTIDELFEGDYAQNAKHRARKMGTFLYMKIFEARQKNV
- the ccsA gene encoding cytochrome c biogenesis protein — translated: MQKKLANILFSTKVTAVLFIVFAASMAVGTFLDAGQETSPTPYTRNLIYNAWWFEAIMGFFIVNFLGNVFRFRLYKKEKWATFMLHLAFIFILLGAFITRYISYEGMMAIREGATENTFLSQKTYITAFIDGDYEIDGIPQRLPIEREVDFSGRLENHFEIDTKYNQQPVNITLEKFIVGAEEDIIPNENGEEYLKLVEAGSNGPHNHFLKVGEVQSVHGVLVALNKPTEGAINITYENDELTIKSPFEGEYMTMATMAQGKLVKDSLQSLILRSRYVIGNMQMVFPKPVVKGVFDVVEGSALLKNSSTDGVKLRVTSNGESKTVAVLGNKGSSGTFKQISVGGLDIALKYGSKVLELPFAIKLNDFEAERYPGTENGYAAFSSEVTVIDETQDDFDYKIYMNNILDHRGFRFFQSSFDPDEKGTILSVNHDYWGTLITYIGYFMLYFGLLAIIFTKHSRFGDLRRQLVKIKSKKAKLLTVLALGFSLSGIAQNHDHGAHSPDDGHNHSKPTKEQIDSILQKNITPKEHADKFGHLVIQDLSGRMMPVNTYASELLRKLSKHDTYENFDANQVFLSIQESPMLWYNVPIIYLKPKKGDSIRHLINAPKDAKYVALADFFTERGEYRLAPFLEEAYKAQVPNGFQKEFKETDQRVSLLYNAIEGMSLKIFPIPEDSNNKWISTYDYAQDISVIKDSLYGNFVKNGFRTYLFKLNEAKQTGNFDDANKLLTVFKKTQERYGAKVMLSDKKIKTEILYNKYDIFKKLFSWYMYAGTFMFVLLIVQIFNDKRKWVNTGVTIFKYIIVVLFVLHTAGLITRWYISGHAPWSDAYESMIYVAWATMLFGLIFGRKSDLTLASTAFVTSMILMIAHWNWMDPAIANLQPVLNSYWLMIHVAVIVASYGPFTLGMILGIVSLFLMIFTNKTNKTKMDLNIKELTVINEMALTVGLVMLTIGNFLGGMWANESWGRYWGWDPKETWALISIMIYAFVIHMRLVPGLRGRWVYNLLSIVAFASILMTYFGVNFYLAGLHSYASGDQIVSVKFIAMACVLIAILGFFSYRGYAKFYKK